Genomic segment of Desulforhopalus sp.:
TTCAGCCAAGGCCAGGAGCCTTGTTTTGTCGCAACTTTAATGGCTTATCGGGAAAGCCCGATGCTCGGTTGCCGATGAAACTGTTCTTGCATCTTTCGTGTGAATAAGGTATCCTGTCGAGTTTCAAACAATCATATTTGGACTTTCAAGGCACTGCTAGTTAGGGAGAGTGCTTTTTTTATTTCTAATTTCAAGTTGTTATAGTCTTTGTGGCAACGGTGCAAGGTCATCGCTCTCGGCGGACCTTGAAGGATGCAGGATGGAACAGAAGAAGATTCGCAACGTGGCGATCATTGCCCACGTTGATCATGGCAAGACAACCCTGGTAGACCAGCTTTTTAAACAATCCGGGATGTTCCGCGACAACCAGGAGGTCACCGAAAGGTTGATGGACTCCATGGATCTGGAGCGGGAGCGCGGCATCACCATTACCGCCAAAAACGGTTCCTACCAGTACAAAGACTATTGGATCAACATTATTGATACCCCGGGCCATGCCGACTTTGGCGGTCAGGTTGAGCGTGTATTGCAGATGGCCGACGGCGCCCTGCTTCTCGTCGATGCCCAGGAAGGGCCGATGCCGCAGACCTATTTTGTTCTAAAAAAGGCCCTGCAGAACAAGCTGCCGGTCATTGTCGTCATCAATAAGATCGACAAACCGGCCGCCCGCTGCAGCTGGGTGGTCAACGAGGTCTTCGATCTCTTCGTCAAACTTGACGCCCCGGATGATGTTCTTGATTTTCCGGTGGTGTACGCCTCGGCCAAGAATGGCTACTCCCTCCTTAATCCCGAGGATCCGGTGGAGAAGGCGACCGGTATGGCCCATATCAGCCAGATGATCGTCGATCACACCCCCGCCCCCAGTGGCTCCAGCGAGGCGAGTCTGCAGATGCAGGTCGGAACCATCGATTATTCTCCCTACCTGGGACGCCTTGGTATCGGCAAGGTGGTTAACGGCACGATGCGCCTCAATCAACCCATCGTTGTCGCCCGGCGCGACGGCTCCATCAGCCCGGTGCGGATCTCCAAGATCTTCCGTTTCGAGTGTGATGCCAAGGTGGCGGTCGAGTCGGCGGGTGTCGGCGAGATTGTCGCGGTTGCCGGCATGGACGATGTGACCGTCGGAGTCACCTTTACCGATCCCGACAATCCCCAGCCGCTGCCGCTGATCACCATCGATCCGCCGACCATTTCCATGAACTTCATCCCCAACGATTCGCCCTTTGCCGGCAAGGAGGGGAAATTCGTCACCTCCCGGCATATCGGCGATCGTCTGCAGCGCGAGGTCCTGGCCGATGTCGCCCTGCACTACGAGGTGCTGACCGATGCGGTGGGCTTCAAGGTTTCCGGTCGCGGCGAGCTGCATCTATCCATCCTCATTGAGAAAATGCGCCGTGAGGGCTATGAATTCCAGGTCACCAGGCCGCGGGTCATCATGAAGGAGGAAGACGGCAAATTGCTTGAGCCCTACGAACGGCTTACCGTCGATGTTGATGAACTGTATCAGGGCGCGGTAATCGAAAAGCTCGGCAAACTGAAAGGCCAGATGGAAGAGATGGATACCAGCCGCGGCATGGTCCGCCTGGTTTTCACCATCCCGACCCGCGGCCTGCTCGGCTACCGTTCACAGTTTATGACCGATACCAAGGGCATGGGCATGATGGCCTATGTCTTTTCCGAATACGGACCTTACGCCGGCGACATCGTCAACCGGGTCAACGGTGTTTTGGTGGTCAAGGACCCTTGCACAGCGGTGGCTTTCGCCTTATTTAATCTCCAGGAGCGCGGCAAACTCTTCATTCATCCCGGCGCTCCCCTGTACCAAGGGCAGATAATCGGCGAAAACAGCAGGTCGGTCGATATGGTGGTCAATCCGGGAAAAGGCAAAAAGCTCACCAATAT
This window contains:
- the typA gene encoding translational GTPase TypA yields the protein MEQKKIRNVAIIAHVDHGKTTLVDQLFKQSGMFRDNQEVTERLMDSMDLERERGITITAKNGSYQYKDYWINIIDTPGHADFGGQVERVLQMADGALLLVDAQEGPMPQTYFVLKKALQNKLPVIVVINKIDKPAARCSWVVNEVFDLFVKLDAPDDVLDFPVVYASAKNGYSLLNPEDPVEKATGMAHISQMIVDHTPAPSGSSEASLQMQVGTIDYSPYLGRLGIGKVVNGTMRLNQPIVVARRDGSISPVRISKIFRFECDAKVAVESAGVGEIVAVAGMDDVTVGVTFTDPDNPQPLPLITIDPPTISMNFIPNDSPFAGKEGKFVTSRHIGDRLQREVLADVALHYEVLTDAVGFKVSGRGELHLSILIEKMRREGYEFQVTRPRVIMKEEDGKLLEPYERLTVDVDELYQGAVIEKLGKLKGQMEEMDTSRGMVRLVFTIPTRGLLGYRSQFMTDTKGMGMMAYVFSEYGPYAGDIVNRVNGVLVVKDPCTAVAFALFNLQERGKLFIHPGAPLYQGQIIGENSRSVDMVVNPGKGKKLTNMRASGTDEAVVLTPPVAMTLEDCIAYINDDELVEVTPASIRLRKRPEVKIKG